Proteins from a genomic interval of Streptomyces fodineus:
- a CDS encoding SCO2400 family protein: MDYCSSCRRHLNGALVCPGCGAYAPDIAPPVADGRSGSAPAMTSTGPATTGHRDPAASVTWHDSHADGEAESSTAMDVVPRVAADAEDLPPARPGRAARRRRLARWRKNKRRAAVASAVALVGGGLSITMTDRHSTNRPQAAVAPDAPRTGAVHEQTPQQNPPAAAPATARHSDRPSRAPSRPQPPPTNAPRQQSLAATPRTTSPTARPDAVAPARPAAPATPQPRSTAPAAGGTTPRSGTTAQQQPTPATGDGPKPGTSQTTSPARASTSPTEVCLLGLCLG, from the coding sequence ATGGATTACTGCTCCTCATGCCGTCGGCACCTCAACGGCGCACTGGTGTGTCCCGGGTGCGGCGCCTACGCCCCGGACATCGCCCCGCCCGTCGCCGACGGCCGCAGCGGCTCGGCCCCGGCGATGACGAGCACCGGACCGGCGACAACGGGCCACCGGGACCCCGCGGCCTCCGTCACGTGGCACGACAGCCACGCGGACGGCGAGGCGGAGTCCAGCACCGCCATGGACGTGGTCCCGCGCGTCGCCGCCGACGCCGAGGACCTGCCGCCCGCGCGGCCGGGGCGTGCGGCACGCCGTCGCCGACTGGCTCGCTGGAGGAAGAACAAGCGCCGGGCGGCGGTCGCGAGCGCTGTCGCACTCGTCGGAGGCGGCCTGAGCATCACGATGACGGACCGGCACTCCACCAACCGGCCACAGGCAGCCGTGGCACCGGACGCCCCGAGGACGGGCGCCGTCCATGAGCAGACGCCCCAGCAGAACCCTCCGGCCGCCGCACCGGCGACCGCTCGCCACTCCGACCGGCCGTCACGCGCCCCTTCCCGGCCGCAGCCGCCGCCGACCAACGCACCGCGGCAGCAGTCCCTCGCGGCAACGCCCCGCACGACGTCACCGACCGCCCGGCCGGACGCCGTAGCTCCAGCCCGCCCGGCCGCGCCGGCGACCCCGCAGCCGCGGAGCACCGCCCCGGCCGCCGGCGGCACGACCCCCCGCTCCGGTACGACGGCGCAACAGCAGCCGACGCCCGCGACAGGCGACGGCCCAAAGCCGGGCACGTCCCAGACCACCAGCCCAGCACGGGCGTCGACTTCGCCGACGGAGGTCTGCCTGCTCGGGTTGTGCCTCGGCTGA
- a CDS encoding pyridoxamine 5'-phosphate oxidase family protein: MLLTDLVEVTSPDELGELLGEPTPGALVKVRPSLHEHDRQWLAASPLCVVATSGAGGSCDASPKGDPAGFTLVLDDTTIAIPERPGNRRADGFRNILANPHVGLLYLIPGRPDTLRINGRARILRDGPFFDDMVVKGNRPQLALLVEIDQVFYHCPRALLRGGVWQPDTWRPEAAPSRAVLAKAHDRRSESVEELEAYYGSQYLERLYQ, translated from the coding sequence GTGCTGCTCACAGACCTGGTCGAGGTGACGTCACCGGACGAGCTGGGGGAACTGCTCGGCGAGCCGACACCGGGCGCGCTGGTCAAGGTCCGGCCAAGCCTGCACGAGCACGACCGCCAGTGGCTGGCTGCGTCGCCGCTGTGCGTGGTGGCGACCTCGGGCGCCGGCGGCAGCTGTGACGCGTCACCGAAGGGGGATCCGGCCGGGTTCACGCTCGTGCTGGACGACACGACGATCGCGATCCCCGAACGTCCCGGGAACCGCCGGGCCGACGGGTTCCGCAACATCCTGGCCAATCCCCACGTGGGGCTGCTCTACCTGATCCCCGGCCGCCCCGACACGCTGCGCATCAACGGCCGCGCGCGCATCCTGCGCGATGGGCCCTTCTTCGACGACATGGTGGTGAAGGGGAATCGTCCACAGCTGGCCCTGCTGGTCGAGATCGACCAGGTCTTCTACCACTGCCCGAGGGCGCTGCTGCGCGGCGGAGTCTGGCAGCCGGACACCTGGCGCCCGGAAGCGGCGCCGTCCCGCGCGGTGCTCGCGAAGGCACACGATCGCCGTTCGGAGAGCGTGGAGGAGCTGGAGGCGTACTACGGATCGCAGTACCTGGAGCGCCTGTACCAGTAA
- a CDS encoding RNA polymerase sigma factor encodes MKRSREKAAAELFAALYPRLAGWCRRLVDDDETAHEIASEAFTRLWARWTSVSEPRGFLYVTAANIVRDHWRKLERERKAVQRATAEASVRPLTEQTDPSVRLLVQALPERLRIPTLLHYYADLPIREVAVLTGRKEGTVKADLHAARELLRAHLRRSLDHIQ; translated from the coding sequence TTGAAACGGTCCCGCGAGAAGGCGGCAGCAGAGCTGTTCGCCGCTCTCTACCCGCGCCTGGCCGGCTGGTGCCGCCGCCTGGTCGACGACGACGAGACCGCCCACGAGATCGCCTCGGAGGCGTTCACCCGCCTGTGGGCCCGCTGGACCTCCGTGTCGGAGCCCCGGGGCTTCCTCTACGTCACGGCCGCCAACATCGTCCGGGACCACTGGCGCAAGCTGGAGCGCGAGCGCAAGGCCGTACAGCGCGCCACCGCGGAGGCGTCCGTCCGCCCGCTCACCGAGCAGACCGACCCCTCGGTCCGCCTGCTGGTCCAGGCGCTCCCCGAACGACTGCGCATACCGACCCTTCTGCACTACTACGCTGACTTGCCGATCCGGGAGGTGGCCGTGCTGACCGGGCGCAAGGAAGGAACCGTCAAGGCCGACCTGCACGCGGCCCGCGAACTGCTCCGCGCCCACCTGAGGAGAAGCCTTGATCACATACAATGA
- a CDS encoding class F sortase, producing MTHLSRRAFVTAVVPAALLVSCAGHGSDGASAPRPGGTPARSSADTANAPAAPGRSAPARLRIPEIGVDTPVMRLGLAQDGSVQVPPITAHDQAGWYQHSPAPGQLGPSVILGHVTVGAYGAGVFRHLDRLRRGDGITVRLENGRSAEFTVTSVRTVAKADFPTKEVYGDVDRPELRLITCGGPRTGDGYLDNVIVFAALSTASH from the coding sequence ATGACCCACCTCTCCAGGCGCGCGTTCGTCACCGCGGTGGTGCCGGCCGCACTGCTTGTGAGCTGCGCCGGCCACGGCAGCGACGGGGCGTCGGCCCCCCGCCCCGGCGGTACGCCTGCCCGGTCTTCCGCGGACACGGCGAACGCACCCGCTGCGCCGGGCCGTTCGGCACCGGCGCGGCTGCGGATCCCCGAGATCGGCGTCGATACGCCGGTCATGCGACTCGGGCTGGCGCAGGACGGCAGCGTGCAGGTGCCCCCGATCACCGCGCACGACCAGGCGGGCTGGTACCAGCACTCACCGGCGCCGGGCCAGTTGGGTCCGTCGGTGATCCTCGGCCACGTCACGGTCGGTGCCTACGGGGCCGGGGTCTTCCGCCACCTCGACCGGCTGCGCCGGGGCGACGGGATCACGGTGCGCCTGGAGAACGGCAGGTCGGCCGAGTTCACCGTCACCTCCGTACGGACCGTCGCCAAGGCCGACTTTCCGACGAAGGAGGTCTACGGCGACGTCGACCGGCCCGAGCTACGGCTCATCACGTGCGGTGGACCCCGTACCGGCGACGGCTATCTCGACAACGTGATCGTCTTCGCCGCGCTGAGCACCGCGAGCCACTGA
- a CDS encoding Tat pathway signal sequence domain protein — protein sequence MRRTVLSATAAACVAVLASTVPAFAHGASASPTARPSATSEPSARPSASASAEPSAVPTREPSRAATPASTPAPSERRGQVGVVPSGAPNTGVTTGSNGSGSDGMLVGGGAAGALAVGGAAVFLVRRRRATGA from the coding sequence ATGCGCCGAACAGTCCTCAGCGCCACGGCAGCCGCGTGCGTCGCCGTGCTGGCGAGCACGGTGCCCGCGTTCGCCCACGGGGCGAGCGCGTCCCCGACCGCCCGGCCCTCCGCCACCTCCGAGCCGTCGGCTCGGCCCAGCGCGTCGGCCAGTGCGGAGCCGAGCGCGGTCCCCACCCGGGAGCCGAGTCGGGCGGCCACCCCCGCGTCGACCCCCGCCCCGAGCGAGAGGCGCGGCCAGGTCGGTGTTGTACCGAGTGGCGCCCCCAATACCGGCGTGACCACCGGCTCCAACGGCTCCGGCTCGGACGGCATGCTGGTCGGCGGCGGTGCCGCGGGCGCCCTCGCCGTGGGCGGCGCGGCAGTCTTCCTCGTGCGCCGCCGACGGGCGACCGGGGCATGA
- the fxsT gene encoding FxSxx-COOH system tetratricopeptide repeat protein: MNLVVDTAASMEVWDETVHDLQDRLQQAPFHDVQIQTIDASARGPLRAGNTITPVPGRQALLVVSDCVGPAWRDGRAVDLLDTWCRSCSTAVLQPLPSSLRHRLGPLLAPFSWRAERPATPTAWLTCRLQPGSLEEAAGLDAAGAVPVLALDDQPSTQGWVRLVTDPRTDWYHGEGIPVGSQGELWSGLDSPSPPADPHDFLRAFEEIAGPAALRLAALLAPFSLITVGLMRAAQRELIPEADEAVAEVFYGGLLERAPGRDAEVGGQRAYLLREDIAEPLGERLTLSDVRRAWSLAHEVLPRSNAPAKARSLPSSTLPSQHNRVRRDGPPLRVSYGLQPRNPRFVGREAVLKAIHTHLNRPGSDGMCVLHGLAGVGKTTTALEYAHRYSHEYDFVWWSQARDAQSLIRSLAHLGNELSIPPGPDGRPPEAAVLHRLRTGRVERGWLLVLDNADSPARLNELLPLGAGHILVTSRHISWTDRTDNHVPVPPLDRADSRALLHSLAPRLTADEQDALAARAGDLPPLLIQLGHFLAKHRLSVTEHLEELDRLSAVLLARGGPGDYEVPLAALWKQAVEELRLDSAGKHAAELLGVLSCLGTGPVSLELLSASCKPRNTTGLPAATGFGKVLHDKVGLHLAMDRLAAEALATVHDDGDVEAVEVHPALQTVMRAVVMGPNELTTAGKTALALLSAALPGDPTRPGGRARLAEIAHRLDLSMALHEDSHELVLAVIGHHAAVGDTKTAAVLARVALHAWSGRLSTEDPVIITLTAHAKATTP; encoded by the coding sequence ATGAACCTGGTCGTCGACACGGCAGCCTCGATGGAGGTGTGGGATGAAACCGTTCATGACTTGCAGGACAGACTGCAGCAGGCCCCATTCCACGATGTGCAGATTCAGACCATTGATGCCTCGGCGCGGGGCCCGCTGCGTGCAGGGAATACGATCACTCCGGTACCGGGGCGGCAAGCCCTGCTGGTGGTGAGCGATTGTGTCGGTCCCGCCTGGCGGGACGGCCGCGCGGTCGACCTGCTCGACACCTGGTGCCGATCCTGCTCAACCGCCGTGCTGCAGCCGCTGCCGTCCTCCTTGAGACACCGCCTAGGTCCTCTGCTGGCTCCCTTCAGCTGGCGGGCGGAGCGCCCCGCCACGCCGACCGCATGGCTGACGTGTCGTCTCCAGCCGGGCAGCCTCGAGGAGGCTGCCGGTCTCGACGCAGCCGGCGCGGTCCCCGTCCTGGCCCTGGACGATCAGCCGTCCACCCAGGGCTGGGTACGCCTCGTGACCGATCCGAGGACCGATTGGTACCACGGCGAGGGAATCCCGGTCGGTTCACAAGGGGAGCTCTGGAGCGGCCTCGACTCGCCATCCCCACCCGCCGATCCACATGACTTCCTGCGGGCGTTCGAAGAGATCGCGGGGCCGGCGGCACTACGGCTCGCAGCGCTCCTGGCGCCCTTCTCACTGATCACCGTGGGCCTGATGCGGGCCGCTCAGCGCGAACTCATACCGGAAGCCGACGAAGCAGTCGCGGAGGTCTTCTACGGCGGTCTGCTGGAGCGTGCACCCGGCCGTGACGCCGAGGTCGGCGGACAGCGGGCCTACCTCCTTCGTGAAGACATCGCAGAACCGCTCGGTGAGCGGCTCACCCTCTCCGACGTACGGCGGGCGTGGAGCCTGGCGCACGAGGTGCTTCCAAGGAGCAACGCACCGGCGAAGGCACGGTCCCTGCCGTCCTCCACACTCCCCTCGCAGCACAACCGCGTCCGCAGGGACGGGCCGCCGCTGAGGGTCAGCTACGGCCTCCAGCCTCGTAACCCGCGATTCGTGGGGCGCGAGGCGGTGTTGAAGGCCATCCACACCCATCTGAACCGGCCTGGCAGCGACGGGATGTGTGTGCTGCATGGTCTTGCTGGTGTCGGCAAAACGACAACTGCTCTGGAGTACGCACACCGATACAGCCACGAGTACGACTTCGTGTGGTGGAGCCAGGCCCGGGACGCACAGAGCCTCATTCGCTCGTTGGCCCACCTGGGTAACGAGCTGTCCATTCCTCCCGGCCCCGACGGCCGGCCACCAGAGGCGGCCGTGCTGCACCGCCTGCGCACCGGCCGTGTCGAACGCGGCTGGCTCCTGGTGCTGGACAACGCCGACTCGCCGGCACGTCTGAACGAGCTCCTGCCACTCGGCGCCGGCCACATCCTCGTCACCAGCCGGCACATCAGCTGGACCGACCGGACCGACAACCATGTGCCGGTGCCGCCCCTGGATCGTGCAGACAGCCGCGCCCTGCTGCATTCCCTCGCGCCGCGGCTCACAGCCGACGAGCAGGACGCCCTTGCCGCACGCGCCGGGGATCTGCCGCCGCTGCTCATCCAACTGGGTCACTTCCTGGCAAAACACCGTCTGAGCGTGACCGAGCACCTTGAGGAACTCGACCGGCTCTCCGCTGTGTTGCTGGCGCGCGGCGGACCGGGCGACTACGAGGTCCCACTGGCCGCGCTGTGGAAGCAGGCGGTTGAGGAGCTGCGGCTGGACAGCGCCGGCAAGCACGCCGCCGAACTGCTCGGGGTGCTGAGCTGCCTGGGCACCGGCCCGGTTTCACTCGAACTGCTTTCCGCGTCGTGCAAGCCCCGCAACACCACCGGGCTCCCCGCCGCCACCGGCTTCGGAAAGGTCCTGCACGACAAGGTGGGCCTGCACCTGGCCATGGACCGGCTCGCCGCCGAGGCACTGGCCACCGTCCACGACGACGGCGATGTCGAAGCCGTCGAAGTGCATCCAGCCCTGCAAACCGTGATGCGCGCCGTGGTGATGGGACCCAACGAATTGACGACGGCCGGGAAGACCGCACTGGCCCTGCTCTCGGCCGCACTGCCCGGTGATCCCACACGACCCGGCGGCCGGGCGCGATTGGCCGAGATCGCCCATCGCCTGGACCTGTCCATGGCACTGCACGAAGACAGCCACGAACTCGTCCTCGCTGTGATCGGCCATCACGCCGCCGTCGGTGACACCAAAACCGCCGCAGTACTGGCCCGTGTCGCGCTCCACGCCTGGTCGGGCCGTCTCTCCACCGAGGACCCCGTGATCATCACGCTGACCGCCCACGCCAAGGCCACCACCCCCTGA
- a CDS encoding trypsin-like peptidase domain-containing protein, translated as MEARRDAPRLVQIKGREGRPVGSGFLISRHQILTCAHVVTAALGLDSHSDHGPRTPLQVALLATGEEPAEEATAEVVPGSWLPRRAASGDVAVLRLVEPRDFLPLPRTISDRARTGHVVRLITAKGILPAVVKDAPQLDRSDEWGLLDFGTGLPGPGSSGSPVVDELGAVVGVFTALQDAPDKKSGRFLPLSAALQRIPLLVPQPAGAALPAHDAPTLREFSDLVEALMALPVIRSPLLFPSLVQELQAATGLDVDEHVPVRTSVTQLVRQLMGRPEALRVLVDVLRALDPGSSEVEAFAALADKFATPSLLLAGERNRLQELLAHTGSEGALGRLRDLEERGDPPGRTPALLEFVARRAAAAPADVRAELDAWQKRVATRLGIRPLPVPRQEPVLSIAVDRTYWGEEGRHYHLTALIVRPDGTTRRMRLVEEAGHESLPQTVRHVVGQFELQEGTFTHLSAPIEFVLPFRLLTLPVEKFITADETVPHVLGWDHPVWVAPAELIERDRLHWRWRRRWRSLKDTPPSERQTRWVRGAGGRALLLDAAGLIFPRSGDPVAAALLQGSPVLLWTPDPLAPETEAALSDMASRVPLEEIPEAVRSWRRQQASRHVDEPAARICLIYADPERLRVAFPRLSPADPVAEP; from the coding sequence ATGGAGGCGCGGCGCGATGCTCCTCGGCTGGTTCAGATCAAGGGCCGCGAGGGCCGGCCGGTCGGGTCCGGATTCCTTATCAGCCGGCATCAGATTTTGACGTGCGCCCACGTGGTGACCGCCGCCCTGGGACTCGACTCGCACAGTGATCACGGCCCGCGCACTCCGCTTCAGGTCGCGCTGCTCGCAACGGGGGAAGAGCCTGCCGAGGAGGCCACCGCTGAGGTCGTTCCCGGCTCATGGCTGCCGAGGCGAGCTGCCTCCGGCGACGTCGCTGTTCTGCGCCTGGTCGAACCGCGCGACTTCCTCCCCCTGCCACGAACGATCTCTGACAGGGCCAGGACTGGACACGTCGTCCGGCTCATCACGGCGAAAGGGATTCTGCCTGCTGTCGTGAAAGACGCACCGCAGCTGGACAGGTCGGATGAATGGGGACTGCTTGACTTCGGGACGGGGTTACCCGGCCCCGGCAGCAGCGGCAGCCCTGTCGTTGACGAACTGGGTGCTGTCGTCGGTGTCTTCACTGCCCTGCAAGACGCCCCTGACAAGAAGAGCGGCCGGTTCCTGCCTCTGTCGGCGGCCTTGCAGCGAATACCGCTCCTGGTCCCGCAGCCCGCCGGAGCGGCCTTGCCTGCGCACGACGCGCCTACCCTGCGGGAATTCAGTGACTTGGTAGAGGCCCTGATGGCCCTGCCCGTGATCCGGAGTCCGCTTCTCTTCCCCTCGTTGGTTCAAGAACTGCAAGCCGCGACCGGCCTGGACGTGGACGAGCATGTGCCTGTGCGGACGAGCGTGACGCAGCTGGTACGCCAGCTCATGGGCCGCCCCGAGGCGCTCCGCGTCCTGGTGGACGTCCTGCGAGCACTCGACCCGGGAAGCTCGGAAGTAGAGGCCTTCGCGGCCCTGGCCGACAAGTTTGCGACGCCCTCGCTGCTTCTGGCCGGTGAGCGCAATCGGCTGCAGGAGCTGCTCGCCCACACAGGGTCGGAAGGCGCGCTGGGACGACTTCGGGATCTAGAGGAACGCGGCGACCCACCTGGACGGACTCCCGCCCTACTGGAGTTCGTCGCGCGGCGGGCAGCAGCGGCCCCGGCCGATGTCCGCGCGGAACTGGACGCGTGGCAGAAGCGGGTGGCGACTCGGCTGGGCATCCGGCCGCTGCCTGTACCGAGACAGGAGCCAGTTCTCTCCATCGCGGTGGATCGCACCTACTGGGGGGAGGAAGGACGCCACTACCACCTGACCGCCCTGATCGTGCGGCCGGACGGCACAACCCGAAGGATGCGACTGGTGGAGGAGGCGGGCCACGAGAGCCTGCCGCAGACGGTTCGGCATGTGGTCGGACAGTTCGAGTTGCAGGAAGGCACCTTCACGCACCTCTCCGCCCCCATCGAGTTCGTGCTGCCGTTTCGGCTGTTGACCCTGCCGGTGGAGAAGTTCATCACGGCAGACGAGACGGTGCCCCATGTGCTCGGGTGGGATCACCCCGTCTGGGTGGCCCCCGCCGAACTGATCGAACGAGACAGACTGCACTGGCGGTGGCGGCGGCGATGGCGGTCACTGAAGGACACCCCGCCCTCGGAACGTCAGACCCGATGGGTGCGCGGCGCCGGCGGCCGCGCTCTCCTGCTTGACGCCGCCGGCTTGATCTTCCCCCGGTCAGGGGATCCGGTCGCCGCAGCCCTTCTTCAAGGGTCGCCCGTGCTGCTGTGGACACCGGACCCATTGGCACCTGAAACCGAGGCCGCTCTGTCGGACATGGCCAGCAGAGTGCCGCTGGAAGAAATACCGGAAGCAGTACGAAGCTGGCGCCGGCAGCAGGCGAGCAGACACGTCGATGAGCCTGCCGCCCGCATCTGCCTCATCTATGCCGATCCGGAGCGGCTCCGCGTGGCGTTTCCGCGTCTGTCGCCGGCGGATCCGGTGGCAGAGCCATGA
- a CDS encoding magnesium transporter CorA family protein, with protein MTRTRLYRNGSLILEDFPTADISEYVNDPDVAVWLDLCDPCSADFAMISEEFGLHELAVEDARHEHQRPKLDRYRTHAFLSAYAISADETSGQLTTSELSVFITPTALITIRPDHRFDIEKVVERWDNNSDLAKYGVGFLLHGLLDHIVDGHFAAVQDLDDRIEAVEDLLFDEGRRQMDSVQRDSYALRKNLTKLRRVVLPMREVVNSLLRRDLHIVAEPLLPYFQDVYDHVLRATEWTESLRDMITSIMETNLTVQGNRMNLIMKKVTSWASIVAVPTAVTGFYGQNVPYPGVNTQAGFLTSTGVMVVASALLYWVFKRKDWI; from the coding sequence ATGACTCGCACACGGCTCTACCGCAATGGCTCCCTGATCCTGGAGGACTTTCCGACCGCTGACATCTCGGAGTACGTGAACGATCCGGACGTTGCGGTCTGGCTCGACCTGTGTGATCCGTGCTCCGCCGACTTCGCGATGATCAGCGAGGAGTTCGGCCTGCATGAGCTCGCGGTGGAAGACGCACGCCACGAGCATCAGCGGCCAAAACTGGATCGCTACCGCACCCATGCTTTCCTCAGCGCCTACGCCATCAGCGCGGACGAGACCAGTGGGCAGCTCACCACCAGTGAACTGTCCGTATTCATAACACCTACCGCGTTGATCACCATCCGTCCCGACCACCGATTCGACATCGAGAAGGTCGTCGAACGCTGGGACAACAACAGCGATCTCGCCAAGTACGGAGTGGGGTTCCTGCTGCACGGACTGCTGGACCACATAGTCGACGGGCATTTCGCAGCCGTGCAGGACCTCGACGACCGTATCGAAGCGGTGGAGGACCTGCTCTTCGACGAGGGCCGCAGGCAGATGGACTCCGTCCAGCGGGACTCCTACGCTCTGCGCAAGAACCTCACCAAGCTGCGCCGCGTGGTGCTGCCGATGCGAGAGGTCGTCAACAGCCTTCTCCGGCGCGACCTCCACATCGTCGCCGAGCCCTTGCTTCCCTACTTCCAGGACGTGTATGACCACGTCCTCAGGGCCACCGAGTGGACCGAGTCACTGCGGGACATGATCACGTCCATCATGGAGACCAACCTGACCGTTCAGGGCAATCGCATGAACCTGATCATGAAGAAGGTCACCAGCTGGGCGTCAATCGTGGCCGTGCCCACGGCCGTCACCGGCTTCTACGGCCAGAACGTTCCCTATCCGGGTGTCAACACCCAAGCCGGCTTCCTGACGTCCACCGGCGTCATGGTCGTCGCATCCGCGCTGCTCTACTGGGTCTTCAAGCGCAAGGACTGGATCTGA
- a CDS encoding sensor histidine kinase, producing the protein MTTLRPSAVLLDLALVAAALADAWVHVDSGEQPAMALALLAAGALTLRRRVPLTAFILTLPAALITDAVFATMAALYTLASLRRHRLQLAGCALLFAAGDYLPWPWSSLRATELTRTDGLLHVSYTLASAAAPVFLGQLVQARRDLSLRLAEISKAREHERLLTAQSVLAKERAQLAREMHDVVAHQVSLIAVQAGALQVGSADIETRRAAATIRQLSVQTLDELRHMVSVLRASGSRPTELTPQPCLADLQRLVDTSCIEAELETDLPEDLPPTVQRAVYRTVQEALTNVRKHAPGATATIHIHHQDGTLRTTITNTAPTRLALALPSAHHGLAGLRQRAELLGGLVTSGPTADGGYRLHLELPVDPTDEHAPGADSPPA; encoded by the coding sequence ATGACTACCCTGAGACCGTCGGCCGTGCTCCTGGACCTCGCACTCGTCGCCGCCGCACTGGCGGACGCATGGGTGCACGTCGACAGCGGGGAGCAGCCGGCCATGGCTCTGGCGCTGCTCGCCGCCGGAGCGCTCACGCTGCGTCGCCGAGTCCCCTTGACGGCCTTCATCCTCACACTGCCCGCCGCCCTGATCACCGACGCGGTGTTCGCCACCATGGCCGCGCTGTACACACTCGCCTCGCTGCGCCGCCATCGCCTCCAGCTGGCCGGCTGCGCGCTGCTCTTCGCCGCCGGCGACTACCTCCCCTGGCCCTGGTCGTCCCTGAGGGCCACCGAACTGACCCGGACCGACGGTCTGCTCCACGTCAGCTACACCCTGGCCTCCGCGGCCGCTCCCGTCTTCCTGGGCCAGCTCGTCCAGGCCCGACGCGACCTGTCCCTCAGACTCGCCGAGATCTCCAAGGCCCGCGAGCACGAACGGCTGCTGACCGCGCAGAGCGTCCTTGCGAAGGAACGCGCGCAGCTCGCGCGAGAGATGCATGACGTGGTCGCCCACCAGGTCAGCCTCATCGCCGTACAGGCCGGAGCACTCCAGGTGGGCAGCGCCGACATCGAAACCAGACGGGCCGCAGCCACCATCCGGCAGCTCAGTGTGCAGACCCTCGACGAACTGAGGCACATGGTCAGCGTGCTGCGCGCCTCCGGCAGCCGCCCCACGGAACTCACCCCCCAGCCCTGCCTCGCCGACCTGCAACGACTGGTCGACACCAGCTGCATCGAAGCGGAACTGGAGACGGACCTGCCGGAAGATCTCCCGCCCACCGTCCAACGCGCCGTCTACCGCACTGTCCAGGAAGCCCTCACCAACGTCCGCAAACACGCCCCCGGCGCCACGGCCACCATCCACATCCACCACCAGGACGGCACGCTCCGCACCACCATCACCAACACCGCCCCCACACGCCTCGCGCTGGCCCTGCCCAGCGCCCACCACGGCCTCGCCGGTCTGCGTCAGCGCGCGGAGCTCCTCGGCGGCCTGGTCACCTCCGGCCCCACCGCCGATGGCGGATACAGGCTCCACCTGGAACTGCCGGTCGACCCGACCGATGAACATGCCCCGGGCGCGGACTCTCCGCCCGCGTGA
- a CDS encoding response regulator produces MIRVLVVDDEALVRTGFSHILNAADDIEVLSAVSGGQAVRTVRELRPDVVLLDIRMPDVDGLTVLAELRRLQDPPVVAMLTTFDTDEYVATALRSGAAGFLLKDTDPEQLPHLVRTLAEGGPALSSKVTRTVVDGYLDAGGRDPSAVRLAARLTERERAVLVLMADGLANNDIGERLHLSTGTVKGHVSAVFGKLEVSSRVQAALIAERAGLLASPDVEDAG; encoded by the coding sequence GTGATCCGAGTCCTGGTGGTTGACGACGAAGCCCTGGTCCGCACGGGCTTCTCGCACATTCTCAACGCGGCGGACGACATCGAGGTCCTGTCGGCGGTATCGGGCGGCCAGGCCGTCCGCACGGTGCGGGAGCTACGGCCCGACGTCGTCCTGCTGGACATCCGGATGCCGGACGTGGACGGGCTCACCGTCCTGGCAGAGCTCCGCCGTTTGCAGGACCCTCCGGTGGTGGCCATGCTCACCACCTTCGACACCGACGAATACGTGGCGACCGCCCTGCGCTCGGGCGCCGCCGGATTCCTGCTCAAGGACACCGACCCAGAGCAGCTGCCCCATCTCGTGCGGACACTGGCCGAAGGCGGTCCCGCGCTGTCGTCCAAGGTCACCCGCACGGTGGTGGACGGCTATCTCGATGCCGGCGGGCGGGATCCCTCTGCCGTACGCCTCGCCGCCCGGCTGACGGAGCGCGAGCGTGCCGTCCTCGTGCTCATGGCCGATGGACTGGCCAACAACGACATCGGCGAACGGCTCCACCTGAGCACCGGCACGGTGAAAGGCCACGTCAGCGCGGTGTTCGGCAAGCTGGAGGTCAGCAGTCGCGTCCAGGCGGCGTTGATCGCGGAGCGCGCGGGCCTACTGGCATCACCGGATGTCGAGGACGCCGGATGA